The nucleotide sequence TTCGATATTCACAGGGAAGGCCAGGGCAGGAAAAAACCTTCACCATCGGAACCGTCCTCTTTCCTGGAAGAGGGAGATGAGGGGAGCGGTGCTAAAGGTATTGCTACAGAGGAGGAGAGCCAGCGCCGGTTTTTCGAATTTGCCGGACCTCTCTTCAGTGTACGCATATCCCCCTCATCGACTGTCGTCTCCGTAGGCAAGACGAAAGAATTTAGGGCCATTGCAAGAGACAGGAACAAAAGGACCGTCGACAGGGATCTCGTTTTTCACTGGGAAATTATGGAAGGTGGCGGCTCCCTTGATGAAAGCATGGGAGAAACGGCAATCTTTACCGCCCCGGAAGAACCCTGCCTGACACGACTGAAAGTGACCGTCTCCCAGGGTGATATCTCCACCCAGGCAGAAGCGCTGGTTACCGTTACCGACTCACTGCTGCCCAGATCGGAAGATAGGAGTGATCGAACGAAGGGACTCCCCGGCTATACTTTCCGGCGAGCACCGGGAGAGCTCTGGCGTTCAAAGTACGATGATAAGCAGAACGTCATCGTTATCAACAATGGCCACCGGGACTTCGTCTACGCATCCCAAACACGGGCAAGAAAGCTGCGCTACATTTGCCGTCTCTTTGCCAAGGAACTGGTGCTTGCCAATTTCCCCGGCGAAGCACCGGATAAACTGCTTGAGCGGATGGTGGAGCTAACGATTTATACGGAAGAACACTTGAAGTAAAGGGTCAGGAACTATTAAAAAACAACCTGCGCACTGAATCCTTCGATCTTACTCAGGACAGGCTTATCGATGAATACCACCAGCCGACAGCCCCAATGGAGTTAAGCGGAATCCGGAGTCTATTTAATTTCCTTTTTGTTAAAAGCTTTTTTCTGACGGGATTTACAGGATTGACCGGATTTTAGAATCTTTTTTTATCCTGTTAATCCTGTAAATCCCGTCTAAAATCAGCTTTTGATCTTTTAATTTTTTTGATCAGTTACCTCATGGAGATTTTCAAAGAATAATTTAAGGGTGATAATCTAAATATCATTTTAAACAAACCTGGACATGGCCACCCAATCAAACTCCCCATTATATTTCAACTATGGCTAAATAGTAAAAACACTTTCTTTATTCTACCCAACATTTGCATAGAGTGGATTCAATAATCAACTTTCAATACACACCTTACAACATGCCCGCCCCCGCAGCCTGCCGTCCTTGCAACAACACTTTATGATATACTTAACATAGCGGAAGGGGGCAAGTGATGAGCATCAAACAACCTGTCTTATTATTTACAGCACAGACGTGCAATGTCCCGACTTAAACAGATCATTTAAATATAAAAAGAGGGGGATCATTACTATGTGCAATAGTCATGAGAAAGTCCCAATGGGTTTTACAAGGGAGGCCTTCCCTGCCGGTACTCATATGTGTTTAATTTACAATAGTGAGTCAGAGCGTAAAAAGCTTATCGGCAAATTCCTGGAGAGCGGCATTTTATCAGGTGAAAAAGTCGGCTACTTTGCCGACATGATGACTCCTGCAGAAGTGCGGGATTGGCTGATAGCCATGGATATAGTTCTTCCAAAGGGGGGAAATTCGGAACAGTTCGCTATTAGGGATGCAGAAAACACCTACTGCCCGGAAGGCACTTTTATTCCGCAACGAATGCTTGACAATCTGAAGAAGTATTATAAACAGGCCCTCGATGAAGGCTACGGCGGCGCCCGTGTGAGCGGTGAAATGTCATGGGCATTGAAAGACATTCCAGGCTCTGAACGTCTCATGGAATATGAAGCGCTCGTTAATGATGTGCTCAAGTCTCATCCCGTTACCGCTATATGCCAGTACGATGCAAACAAGTTTGACGGTGCCACAATCCTCGATGTCCTTAACGTTCATCCTATGATGATCGTTCATGGTCAGATAGTGCAGAATCCCTACTACATGAAACCTCAGGATTTTCTTAATGAGTATAGCGGCAGATGATCAATAATATGGCAGTGGATAAAAAATTTGTTAAAGAGGATCAAATAAAAATCCTTGGGCAATTTATCTCCATGTTTAATGTATTGCATATCTTTCCATCGGAAGAAAAAATCGCCCAGTTTGTCGCGCAATCAATGAAAAGAATCGAAGCTGTCATTTCAAGCGGAATGTGCAGTGCCGGATTTCCTAAACCGATAGGTAATTTGGGTAAGACAAGCTGTAAGAGTTGTCAAAAAGGCGCAAATAGCGCCGATCCAAAAAGTTACTTTGAATGTGAACTGGCAAGCAAAAACAACATTCATGTTTTCCCAATGGAAACAATAGACGGCTTTTATGGATATCTGATTTTGGAGGTGGAAGATAAAAAGAAGTACGAATTTTATGAACCTTTTTTTAAAAATATTGCAAATTCTACTGCCATTATAATCGAAAAAATGCGGCAGAAGACAGAACTGGAAAAGGTCTATAAAGAGCTGCAAATACACCGTGATCAGCTTGAAGAACGGGTAAAAGAACGAACATGCAAAATTGAAGAAACGACTGAAGCCTTAAGAAAAAGTGAAGAGGACCTTCGCACCATCACTGATAACCTGCCGGCATTTATTGCTTATATCGATTCAGACCTGCGTTACCGTTTCAATAACAAGAGCTATGAGAAGTGGTTTGGCAAATCACCGGAAGAACTTTACGAAATGCATGCCAGGGAAATACTCGGAGAAGCAACTTACAAACAACAGAAACCTAAATTCGACACCGTATTATCGGGAAAAATTATCAGCTTTGAAAGTCCCGCCCGCTTCAATGACGGCAGTGAACATTATCTGAGTGGCAGCTATATTCCGGATATATCAGAGCAAGGAAAGGTTAAGGGATTTTTTGTTCTTATTAATGATATTACGGAGCAAAAGCAGGCGGAAGAGGAAATAAAACAGAAGAGAAAATTAGCAACAATTGGTGAGATGTCCGCATATGTAGCGCACGAGATCAAAAGTCCGCTGAATAATCTGTGCCTCAGTTACGATCTGCTTAAAAATTCTGAGTCCATAAAAGGAAAAGACAGGGAAGCGCTCCTCTTTATGGGTAATGGGCTGGAAAAACTTGTTTCAGTTTCAACAGACCTTCTCGAGTATAGCAAAAGAAAAGAGTTGAAAAAGGAGGAATTTAATTATTTAAGTGTTATGAACAGCCTTCTCACTGAACTCGATAAAAAGATGGCCTCTGCCGGCATTAAAGTTGTCAGAAAATTTCCGGAAAAATGCAGCCCTTTAAAAGCCGACCACGTAAAAGTACATCAGATCATTATTAACACATTAAACAATGCCATCCAGTCCATGCCCGATGGGGGGACCCTTAGCTTATCAACTAAAGAAACAGAAGGAAGCCTGATCATAACTATTTCCGATACAGGGGTGGGCATTAAAAAAAAAGACCTGGACAACATCTTTGTCCCCTTCTTTACTACGAAAAGGGAAGGAACAGGCCTTGGCATGACCATTTTGAAAGATTTTGTAGACCTTCATAATGGCAAGGTGATTGTTGAAAGTAAGGTAGGTAAGGGAACAGCGGTAACCATCACCCTTCCACTTCAGTAAGCATAGAATGAATTTGAGTAAGAAATATACAAGAAGAGATTCACAGACTGAAAGCTCATATTCAACTTTAATCAAAAAGGGCCCTTCCAGTTAAAAAGTATTATCTCCCGTTTATTTTTTAATTTATTTTCATTGACACATATAGCCTGATTACTTTATTTTAAGTTGATACACTTAAAAATTATTATAAGTGTTATAAGGGTGGTTTACTTTTGGATAAAACTTCAAACTTTCAAAACATGCAACACATTATCCGCAAAGACAAGAGCATTAAAACAATGCTATCGGTCTCAGGAATATAAAGAGAGGAAAAAATGAACGCTATTAAATCAATTAGCTTGTCTTTTTTTATAATAATTGTCATGTTCCCTGCGAGCAGCTTTTCCGAACCATCTAAAAGCATCATGACTAAAATCGAGGCATCTCTTGCCGGAAAGGAAATTTCCCGGGATGATGCCGCCATGTACAAAACCTTTTTCCTCTTTGACCGGAGCAGGCTGCCCGCCAGGTTTCTCGGGGAAGGCCCTGCCACCCCTGTAAAAAATGCCACCCTCATTATCAGGAATTTAAAAAGAGATTTTAACTCTTTCTTACCTCAAACAAAAGAAACACTGAGACCTTATCTCTTCAAATCAAAAGGGACAAGCTATTTTCCGCAGGAAAGCGCTTACTATGGCAGGAACGGCGCCTCCAAAATCGCCACAACCGGAGGTTTTGGATTTGATAATTATACGGTAACCGACAATTTTAAAATACAGTGGGGCAGCGCTATAAAAGTAAACCCTGACTATGTGGCAAATTTGGCCCAATACCTGGAAGACTCATGGACAAATATCATTACCGGCCAGGGCTATAAGGACCCTTTACCTGATAACCTGTTGGATGTTTATATTGGGGCCACAGATCATATAAACGCAAACTATAGCCAGGCGCCTATCTATCCTTACATTTACGGTTACGTTACCTACTACGGTAATATACATGTTCCTTATATGGTTGTTAATCATGAATATAGTTGGGTATATCCCAATGATGACCCTGAGAATCGGGCAATAGGAGCAATGAAAGTAACGGCGGCCCATGAATATTTCCATATTGTACAGTTTGCTATTGACGACCGGGAAGATTCCTGGTGGATGGAGGCGACAGCCACCTGGATAGAAGATGAGGTTTTTGATGAAGTTAATGACTATTTTCATTTTATTAACAGGGACGATGGATGGACAAAGCATCCCAATGTTTCTTTACAACTTTTCAACGGGAGCCATGAATACGGGAGCGCCATTTGGGGGAAATATCTTTCCGAAAGCTGGGGTGGAGTGCAGGCGATAAAATCAATCTGGGATAATTGCCAAACCGGGGGACCCAATGCTCTTAGTGCCATTAATTCTTTTTTCATGGCTAACTCTACATCGCTAAAGGAGGAGTTCCAAAAATTTGCCGCTAAGAATATATTCATGAATTACAGTGAAGGGAACGGTTATGGCAAGATGATTACGCATAGCAGTCATTCCTTCTACCCTGCTTCTCGTAACAGCATGGACTTTATTGGTAAAAGCCCTGACTACCTTGGAACGAACTATATCCACTTTCTTCCTGCATCAGGAACTGATTTGACCATCACTTTTGACGGTGACCAATACTACAGGAGGAGAGATATTGAATGGGGTGCAAATATTGTTCTAAGCACTATGACAGGTTATTCGACCGTTAAAATACCTCTCGACCCTGACCAGCAAAATGGTTATGCTACGATTAAGAATTATGGAAACTATGGCGATATCTATCTTGTAGCCACAGTATTATCCCCAACAGGAATCACTCCATTGGAAGATTCTTACCTCTGGTACTCTGATTACCCTGATGGAGTACCTTATGCTTACCACGCTTGCGAAGATTGCCCCGGTCCTCCTCCACTCCCTCTGGATGAATTTACAAATAATGATGGTGTCATAAGTGGAGGTGGTGGAAGCAGTGGTGGAGTCACCGGTATAGGTATAAGCGGCACTGACAGCAACTGGAGCACCGGGGGGGGGGAAGGCAGCGGGGGCAGCTGTTTTATAGCTACTGCCGCCTACGGTTATTATGATGAGCCTCATGTTATGCTGCTAAGAGAATTTAGAGATCAGTTCCTGCTTACGAATGTTCCCGGCCGCCGTTTTGTCAATTTATATTACCGCATAAGTCCCGATATGGCGGATTTTATTTCCGAAAGAGAATGGCTAAAGTCGCTTGTCAGAATTATGCTTATGCCTTTAATCGGTTTTGCCTGGCTCTCTCTTAAAATGCCTGCAATGCTTTTCTTGTCTTTATTAATAATTTTATCTGCCATGTCAGCAAAGCTATATTATTTTAAAAAGAATTTTAAGAAGCAAAGTGCATGATTTGAAGGTCAACAGGCCTGTAGCTATTGGAATAAGCTTCTTTGTTGCAGTGTTGTCGGAAAATCTATGTGAAGGCCTTCCCATAGACATGGGAAAAAATAACGCTCATTATCTTTTAACAGTCAATTGATCAACAGCTTTTTTTTACGATAAATGAGACGCTCTGTATCTCTATAGAAGTATTATTTCAATATTCAACCTTAATCAAAAAGAGCCCCTGCGGTGGCGCAGTCGCTCCCGCCTTTGTCCTGTCTTTTGCCTCCAGTAATCGGCTGAACTCTTCAATGGTCATCTTGCCGAGACCGAGAGCAACGAGTGTGCCCACAATATTACGAACCATCTGCTTGAGAAAGGCATAGGCCGTAATCTCGAAATGAATGCAACCCTCCCCTTTTTCCTCAAAGGCAACATTCAGCACCCGCCTGACGGCATGCTCCGCCCCACATCCGGAGGCCCTGAAGGAGGAAAAATCATGTTTACCAAGCAACATCTTCGCCCCTTTTTCCATGACTTCAAGATCGAGCGACGGCCTTATATGCCAACATCTCTCCCTGTCGAGCGCCGAGGGCGCTTCACGATTGAGGATCACATAGCGGTAGGTCTTTTTCTTTGAACTTCTTCGCGCATCAAAATCAGATGAAATCTCTTCCACCGATTTTACGACAATATCCTTAGGCAGGATGCCATTCAATCCCCTCAGCAAGCGTCTTGTTTCCATGGCGCTGCCCGTCTTGAAACTGACAGGCTGGTTCATGGCATGGACACCGGCATCTGTCCTGCCTGATGCAATAGCCTTTACCTTTTCCCTTAACAGGGTAAAAAGCGCCTTTTCGACAATTGACTGTATGGATCGGGCATTCTTCTGTACCTGCCAGCCGTGATAGGCGGTACCGTCATATTCCAGGATAAGTTTTATGTTTCGCAAAAGACAGTCCTCTTCATTCTATACGTTTCTATATATCCGGCGAGACCTGCATATCAGGCGCCGGAAGAACTTAAGCGCCCCTCCTTGCCAATAGCATAAAGAGTTAGAGGAGGGCCAAAAAGGTTTAATTGATCAATGATTATCTGGAATAAAATATTGACCTCTTTACATCCACCTTTCTTTTAAATCCTTTACGCCACAAGGGCCTGCCAGGCTCCCCATGAAGGGAGAATAAATTCTTTATTGATTTACACATTTACACCCTGACTTCTCACCTTGACAAAATAGAGCATCTATTCAATAATTGCAACACCGAGGAATAAACAGGATGAAGATTGTTGTCACGGCAAAGGCTTTATGCCCGACTTATGCAATGGCGGCAGAGCTTATGAGCTTTCCCGGTATAGTCACCGTTTCCCTGATTTTTTTTGCATCCTCAGCGCTTGCGCGGTGATCAATGATGACTTCTAAAAAAGAGGCGCCCCTATGTTAGACAAATTGTCCATTGCGAAAAACTGGCTGCCACGGTATACGGGCATGCCCCTTGATGAGTTCGGTGATTATGTGCTGCTCACCAACTTTCATAATTATATGACCAAATTTGCCGATGAATTCAACTGTAATATTTACGGTGAAGACAGACCCATGCAAGCAGCCACCAATGCGTCAGGTCTGACGATGATTAACTTCGGTATCGGGTCATCTAATACGGCAACCATTATGGACCTTTTGAGCGCCAGGCACCCCAGGGCAGTTTTATTTCTAGGCAAGTGCGGCGGTCTCAAAGCATCTACGGAGATCGGCCATTTTGTTCTTCCCAATGCCGCCATAAGGGGCGATGGAACGAGCGACGATTACTACCCCCCTACAGTCCCGGCAATGCCTTCCTTTAAGATGCATAAATTCATATCCGAAAAGATAGTCGAACATGGTCATGATTACCGGACAGGCGTTGTCTATACGACAAACAGGCGTGTTTGGGAGCATGACGAGCGTTTCAGGGAGAGGCTTAAACAGCTCACCTGCCTGGCTATCGATATGGAGACGGCCACTTTCTTCATTGTAGGCCATTATAACGAAATAGCTCGTGGCGCTCTGCTCCTCGTTTCCGATGTTCCCCTGTCGCCGGAGGGTGTAAAGACAGAGGAAATGGATGAAGAAGTGACAAGAAAATGGGCCGATCTGCATCTCCACATCGGTATCGAATCGATGATGGAGATCGGAGAAAAAGGAGAGCAGATTAAGCATTTCAGGTATTAGGAATTGAAACCTGCTGGAACTTGATGTTATTAACCTCCCCTTCGTCCCCTCCTTGGCAAGGAGGGGATAATGATTCCTCCCCTTTACAAGGGGAGGTTAGGAGGGGTTTATCAGCATCAGATATGTAATATATAAAACTGTCTATATAAAAATAAACTTTGTAATAACTCCTTAACAATCTATGAAAGAAATACTTGATACCATAGACGGTTTCCTCTGGGGCCCTGTCACCATCATCATGCTTCTCGGAACAGGCGTTTTCATGACCATACTGGTAAGCGCCATCCAGATAAGGAAGTTTCCCTACGCCTGGCGCCTTATTTCAGGTAAGTATGACAATCCCGATGATGCCGGTGAGATTACGCACTTTCAGGCACTAAGTGCTGCACTGTCGGCTACTATCGGGACAGGAAATATTGCCGGTGTGGGTATAGCAATTGCTGTCGGCGGGCCCGGAGCACTCTTCTGGATGTGGATAACAGCCTTTTTCGGTATGGCCCTTAAATACGGTGAGTGCCTTCTTTCCCTAAAATATAGGGTTATTCATGAAGACGGCTCAATCAGTGCCGGCCCCATGTACTACCTTGAAAAAGGCTTGGGTCATAAATGGCTGGGGTTCCTCTTTGCGCTTTTTGCATCCATCGCTTCGTTTGGCATCGGCAATATGGCTCAGGCTAACTCAGTAGCCGAACCAGTACAAGCTCTCTTTGGCATCCCCAAAATTATCACAGGACTTGTTATCGGTTTTCTCGTTTTTGCCGTCATTATCGGAGGTATCAAGCGGATTGGCCAAGTGGCTGCCAAGTTAGTACCCTTTATGGCGGCCTTTTACATACTGGGAGCCTTGATAATTATCATTACAAATATTGGAGCAGTACCCGCTGCATTTGCCACTATTTTTCATGATGCTTTTAATGGAGCGGCAGCCGCAGGTGGCTTCACAGGTGCTGTTATTGCTCAAACAATTCAAATGGGTGTAGCAAGGGGACTGTTCTCTAATGAGGCAGGTCTTGGTAGCGCTCCCATTGCCCACGGTGCTGCCCAGACAAAGGAGCCTGTCCGTGAAGGGCTTGTTGCCATGCTGGGCCCCTTTATCGACACAATTGTAATTTGTACTATGACAGGATTAATCATTGTTCTCTCCGGTGCTTACACATCAGGCTTGACAGGCGCTGAGTTAACAACTAGGGCCTTTAATATAGGCCTTCCTATTAAAGGTGGTAATATCGTAGCTATCGGTCTTATTATCTTCGCTTTTTCAACTGCTATCAGCTGGTCCTATTATGGCGACAGGTCAGTTGAATATCTTTTTGGCCCAAAGGTAATTATGCCTTACCGCATCATCTATTGCATGCTTCTCCCTGTCGGAGCGACCATAGAGCTAAGTACAGTTTGGACCATATCGGATATTTTCAATGCGCTAATGGCCTGGCCGAATCTGATCGGCCTTATTCTACTAAGTGGGGTAATACTGAGAACGACGAAGGAATATTTTGCAGATCCCAAAAGGGTTAAACCGGTAAGGTAAATAGTCTCTGATAAAGAGACAGAATATCTTTATCCTGAAAGGATGAACTAATATTTTTTCCCATTAAACAAAGCCGAGTGTTGCTATTGCCGGCGGAATAAAGGCTACAAACTGTCTGAGCGTAGCGAGTTTTTGTAGCCGCTGCAGGCAATAGCATAAGCGAGGGAAGCGGTCGGCCAAATTTTAGGGTGGCTTTCTTTTGCATACTTTTCTTTACCCTCAAGGGGCATAAATGCCACCAAAGAAAAGTATGATCTCTATAGAGATGAAATCTTATTTTGAACTGACCCAGTAATTGGGATCTTGTATACTTTATTAATTAGGAATAATATGGACAAACCACGATCAACACCAGGCATATTACAGGGATTCTTCTACCCTTATAAAGGGTTCATGTTCATTATCCGTAATCCCGGACTACTTTCTTATGTGGCCATCCCGGCAGTCATCAACACACTGCTATATTCTCTCTTTCTCTGGTATACATCAACAAGAATTCACCGTTGGATTGAATCATTAATCTACAGGGGTGAAGAATGGTACTGGGCTATACTTTTTTATCTTGCCATGATCGTTGCAGCCCTGCTGATTCTGGTACTTGTCGTTTATACTTTTACTATCGCAGGGAGCCTCATTCTCTCACCCTTTAATGATCTTCTTTCGGAAAAGGTGGACACCCTTTACTCGGGTGGCACTGCCCATGAGCCATTTCGCCTGAAAGGGATATTCAAGGATATGGCACGGTCCGTCAAAGCGGAACTGGGTCGCATAGCCATCTATCTGTCCGGCCTGGCCCTGCTGCTTGCCCTCAACCTCTTTCCTCCCATAGGGACGGCAATTTACGGCGTAGCGATCACCCTTTTCACTATGTACTTCATCGGTTGGGAATATTTTGACTATTCTCTTGAGCGTAACAAGTTTCCCTTCAGGAAAAAGCTGAAATTTAACATACGCAACGGTCTGACACTCATTACCTTTGGCGCAGGCGCCGCACTTGCCCTCATGGTTCCTGTGCTTAACCTGGCGGCCATACCTGTCTGTGTGACAGGGGCAACACTGCTTTTTTGTGACCTTAAAAACAGACGGGAAGATAAATCCTGAAGTAGCAGGTAAAGCTGATGACCAAACTTAACAATAAGGAGAGACATAATTCCTCCTTAAATTTCTCCCTCCCGATAATTGCCATGATAAAATGAAAACAACTTCAAAAATAACTTACTTTATCTTTCCTTTACTTCTTTTTATCGCAGCAGGAGCTATTTATCTTCAAATAAATCACCATAAAAAAGTCATATTTCTTTCACCTGAAAAGGGAGCGCACTGGATAAAGTATGACCGTCCTTACTGGCTGGGAAGCCACAGACATGAAGAACAACTCGTCATTTTCAGGAAAAATTTCACGCTTAACAAAGAGATAAGTCATATCAAGCTCAAACTGAGGGCATTAAAGTCTGCCCGGCTCTTTCTCGACGGGCAGTTAATTTATGAAACACCGATCAATTATAGTAACTGGAGAAAAACACAAAGCCTTAAAATAGAAAAAATAACTTCCGGGAAACATACCCTTCATGCCTTTATATCAAACCAGGACGGTCCGCCGCTCCTGCTGGCCTATTCGGAAAATTTTAAGCTCTTTACCGATAGAAGCTGGGAAACGATGCGACCTGACAATTCATGGCAGCCTGCTGTCCTCATTGAGGAAAACCGGTCCGCCTCTATTTCAAAACAATTTTCTCCGGTAAAAAACGCGTTTTGGGAAACGCTCCCTTATGGACTCGTCATATTTATTACCTCATTTATATTTTCAGTGGCATACTATTATCGTCAACTGCCCGGGTTTTCTTACTTTGAAAAGGCCCTTTCCCTTTCAAAGCTGAGATGGCTTTTAATTATTGCCTGGATCACTTTATCCATAAGCAGCCTTATCAAATACCCTCTTGCCGGTTTTGACTACCCTGCGCACATTGACTATATTAATTATGTTGCTTCAAAGTGGTCCATCCCACTGGCTTCAGAAGGATGGCAAATGTTTCAGTCACCTCTCTATTACATAATCAGTTCCCTTTTTCTCAAAATTTGCCTCTCTTTTTTCAGTGAAGCAACAAGCTACCAATTATTAAAAGTCATTCCTCTCCTGTGCGGGCTCATACAGGTAGAAGTTGTTTACCGCACGATGAAGATTACCTTTCCCAAAAAG is from Deltaproteobacteria bacterium and encodes:
- a CDS encoding AMP nucleosidase — its product is MLDKLSIAKNWLPRYTGMPLDEFGDYVLLTNFHNYMTKFADEFNCNIYGEDRPMQAATNASGLTMINFGIGSSNTATIMDLLSARHPRAVLFLGKCGGLKASTEIGHFVLPNAAIRGDGTSDDYYPPTVPAMPSFKMHKFISEKIVEHGHDYRTGVVYTTNRRVWEHDERFRERLKQLTCLAIDMETATFFIVGHYNEIARGALLLVSDVPLSPEGVKTEEMDEEVTRKWADLHLHIGIESMMEIGEKGEQIKHFRY
- the cysZ gene encoding sulfate transporter CysZ, with product MDKPRSTPGILQGFFYPYKGFMFIIRNPGLLSYVAIPAVINTLLYSLFLWYTSTRIHRWIESLIYRGEEWYWAILFYLAMIVAALLILVLVVYTFTIAGSLILSPFNDLLSEKVDTLYSGGTAHEPFRLKGIFKDMARSVKAELGRIAIYLSGLALLLALNLFPPIGTAIYGVAITLFTMYFIGWEYFDYSLERNKFPFRKKLKFNIRNGLTLITFGAGAALALMVPVLNLAAIPVCVTGATLLFCDLKNRREDKS
- a CDS encoding MEDS domain-containing protein, which translates into the protein MCNSHEKVPMGFTREAFPAGTHMCLIYNSESERKKLIGKFLESGILSGEKVGYFADMMTPAEVRDWLIAMDIVLPKGGNSEQFAIRDAENTYCPEGTFIPQRMLDNLKKYYKQALDEGYGGARVSGEMSWALKDIPGSERLMEYEALVNDVLKSHPVTAICQYDANKFDGATILDVLNVHPMMIVHGQIVQNPYYMKPQDFLNEYSGR
- a CDS encoding glycosyltransferase family 39 protein, producing the protein MKTTSKITYFIFPLLLFIAAGAIYLQINHHKKVIFLSPEKGAHWIKYDRPYWLGSHRHEEQLVIFRKNFTLNKEISHIKLKLRALKSARLFLDGQLIYETPINYSNWRKTQSLKIEKITSGKHTLHAFISNQDGPPLLLAYSENFKLFTDRSWETMRPDNSWQPAVLIEENRSASISKQFSPVKNAFWETLPYGLVIFITSFIFSVAYYYRQLPGFSYFEKALSLSKLRWLLIIAWITLSISSLIKYPLAGFDYPAHIDYINYVASKWSIPLASEGWQMFQSPLYYIISSLFLKICLSFFSEATSYQLLKVIPLLCGLIQVEVVYRTMKITFPKKKYVQATGLIVGSLMPMNLYMSQYIGNEPMAALFSSLVILLILQSIRNPWKAQSPKHQLLTGLFLGLAILTKVSALLLPVPVLLVFLGLNIQKGRGNLKKSLWTALNIIMPLFIIAGWYYVRNMVLLGKPFIGGWDPARGISWWQDPGYRIISDLTTFGTALAYPVFSGTSGLWDAIYSTLWLDGFLGSVADYRGKPPWNYSFVLTLSWLSLLPTIAMLTGFFSIMKKREREDQFILLISTLLLILYFGAIIYLYIQLPIYSTAKASYTLGLIPCYAILCGFGLELLSRGVILRSAVVGLISWWGIFAFAAYFPV
- a CDS encoding sodium:alanine symporter family protein, whose protein sequence is MKEILDTIDGFLWGPVTIIMLLGTGVFMTILVSAIQIRKFPYAWRLISGKYDNPDDAGEITHFQALSAALSATIGTGNIAGVGIAIAVGGPGALFWMWITAFFGMALKYGECLLSLKYRVIHEDGSISAGPMYYLEKGLGHKWLGFLFALFASIASFGIGNMAQANSVAEPVQALFGIPKIITGLVIGFLVFAVIIGGIKRIGQVAAKLVPFMAAFYILGALIIIITNIGAVPAAFATIFHDAFNGAAAAGGFTGAVIAQTIQMGVARGLFSNEAGLGSAPIAHGAAQTKEPVREGLVAMLGPFIDTIVICTMTGLIIVLSGAYTSGLTGAELTTRAFNIGLPIKGGNIVAIGLIIFAFSTAISWSYYGDRSVEYLFGPKVIMPYRIIYCMLLPVGATIELSTVWTISDIFNALMAWPNLIGLILLSGVILRTTKEYFADPKRVKPVR
- a CDS encoding ATP-binding protein — translated: MKRIEAVISSGMCSAGFPKPIGNLGKTSCKSCQKGANSADPKSYFECELASKNNIHVFPMETIDGFYGYLILEVEDKKKYEFYEPFFKNIANSTAIIIEKMRQKTELEKVYKELQIHRDQLEERVKERTCKIEETTEALRKSEEDLRTITDNLPAFIAYIDSDLRYRFNNKSYEKWFGKSPEELYEMHAREILGEATYKQQKPKFDTVLSGKIISFESPARFNDGSEHYLSGSYIPDISEQGKVKGFFVLINDITEQKQAEEEIKQKRKLATIGEMSAYVAHEIKSPLNNLCLSYDLLKNSESIKGKDREALLFMGNGLEKLVSVSTDLLEYSKRKELKKEEFNYLSVMNSLLTELDKKMASAGIKVVRKFPEKCSPLKADHVKVHQIIINTLNNAIQSMPDGGTLSLSTKETEGSLIITISDTGVGIKKKDLDNIFVPFFTTKREGTGLGMTILKDFVDLHNGKVIVESKVGKGTAVTITLPLQ
- the truA gene encoding tRNA pseudouridine(38-40) synthase TruA; translation: MRNIKLILEYDGTAYHGWQVQKNARSIQSIVEKALFTLLREKVKAIASGRTDAGVHAMNQPVSFKTGSAMETRRLLRGLNGILPKDIVVKSVEEISSDFDARRSSKKKTYRYVILNREAPSALDRERCWHIRPSLDLEVMEKGAKMLLGKHDFSSFRASGCGAEHAVRRVLNVAFEEKGEGCIHFEITAYAFLKQMVRNIVGTLVALGLGKMTIEEFSRLLEAKDRTKAGATAPPQGLFLIKVEY